The following proteins come from a genomic window of Natronosalvus vescus:
- a CDS encoding UvrD-helicase domain-containing protein: MGEEGDRSQTPQGNQRAVIESDATCISVDAGAGTGKTTTMLMRIERALERGDVDPEEILVVTFANEAAANIRESIADRLEPAVAARIDVYTYHSLCYRLVREYAYYLGLSPSFEVVTERGRRRLLNRLLAERDYGFAAVDVAPGERATPATLARTVDEFVSVMSRENIDPDDLEAALPDERTLNFLDELLSMARREATASLSFDNEALRYFNRDEHLEAAREALVSYGTRLTFCREKIAESPASFREEPLVEEIDAYLRTVQACVTNVHGAMDLDDPTTKQLPRVLFANQIWGDRTKAIEQTPIGRLEHYVAFLRQAIHYTAIYADYRELLATEGAVDFDELVRTATRLVADPRVADEIVGRWTHVYCDEFQDTDATQWSLVTELTRGDDRPELLAIGDTDQAIYGWRGTDPRGLERVGADDPDHESIELEVNFRSRQEILDLTNHCSYGPQTSKTLREFGRIPGEYDESNPLHRVLKVESDDLAWSVPEQVGMTISRLLTDECARVPKRTVGDIAVIVRTNAQAQAITDELESRQIPYERAGSTVGSTAPGVQTIISYLRVLADPGAETHLRRVLLMRYRLSETDLTRLQTADTGLYEALRSVDIDTLENPSRVERARADLEALTAETDAYPLTQFLRRFRERTRLEWFLEPAARRAFDRIERFADTYDGNDVLGSLSTRFVDALERAVTGGSGDRQQGTTSEDAIDVMTVHQAKGLQYDTVLVPYCSDEEWCVRSDYAYSARYRLLTAMLDADEGSPSPLYADLATEPVAESWRVLHVALTRAENHLFVFGSEYDYEGGSDALGSSTAEACLPSSIEWSVTGERLDLWTTLTEAFERVEETYPETVVDVTDTLSATTQGPMGEVAYTDGDDERTLEATEAVGVIHRLGRLLRNGSLLSASDAAPSVSETPIPASRRTGALDRAAVRFSIDALFDPTGDSAPGALTHSYSALRTHGECPRKHYLEYVVGAPDDPVADDSSNGEGSADATDPTAPRQNARLVGTVFHAVAEESFHRGYTSQSEWENAARRQLAARGQHQHEPTVLACIDRYFEAGTPEIDAPVHEWPELAAEVSFTVDDVPGVDGSVVGAIDTVRRTPDGDLVVLDYKATGERIDPDSAVQLSLYARAYERQFGEAVDAVGYVYVGPVDGSRPRVDLRQSTVVPAWESVRDALEALDQPGYAETTPGSHCQYCAHRSLGCGPDHLE, translated from the coding sequence CCGATCACAGACCCCACAGGGCAATCAGCGAGCAGTCATCGAGAGCGACGCGACGTGCATATCGGTCGACGCCGGTGCCGGAACCGGCAAGACGACGACGATGCTCATGCGGATCGAACGGGCACTCGAACGCGGGGACGTCGACCCCGAGGAGATCCTCGTCGTCACCTTCGCGAACGAGGCTGCCGCCAACATCCGAGAGTCGATCGCCGACAGACTCGAGCCCGCGGTGGCCGCACGCATCGACGTTTACACCTACCACTCGCTATGTTATCGGCTGGTTCGGGAGTACGCCTACTACCTCGGCCTTTCGCCGTCGTTCGAGGTCGTCACCGAACGCGGCCGGCGACGACTCCTGAATCGGCTGCTCGCCGAGCGCGATTACGGGTTCGCGGCGGTCGACGTTGCACCCGGTGAGCGGGCAACACCGGCGACGCTCGCGAGAACCGTCGACGAGTTCGTTTCCGTCATGAGCCGGGAGAACATCGATCCCGACGACCTTGAGGCGGCGCTCCCCGACGAGCGCACGCTCAACTTCCTCGACGAACTCCTCTCGATGGCCCGGCGGGAAGCCACCGCGTCGCTCTCGTTCGACAACGAAGCGCTCCGATACTTCAACCGGGACGAACATCTCGAGGCAGCCCGCGAAGCACTCGTCAGCTACGGCACGCGGTTGACGTTCTGCCGGGAGAAGATCGCCGAATCTCCGGCTTCGTTCCGGGAGGAACCACTCGTCGAGGAGATCGACGCGTATCTCCGCACCGTCCAGGCCTGCGTGACGAACGTTCACGGCGCGATGGATCTCGACGATCCTACTACGAAACAGCTTCCTCGGGTGCTCTTCGCAAACCAGATCTGGGGGGATCGAACGAAGGCGATCGAGCAGACGCCGATCGGTCGCCTCGAACACTACGTGGCCTTTCTCAGGCAAGCGATCCACTACACGGCGATCTACGCGGACTATCGGGAGCTCCTTGCGACGGAGGGTGCCGTCGACTTCGACGAACTCGTTCGGACGGCAACGCGACTGGTTGCCGATCCGAGGGTCGCCGACGAAATCGTCGGTCGGTGGACACACGTTTACTGCGACGAGTTTCAGGACACCGACGCGACCCAGTGGTCGCTGGTGACCGAACTCACCCGTGGCGACGACCGACCGGAGCTGCTCGCGATCGGCGACACCGACCAGGCGATCTACGGCTGGCGTGGCACCGATCCCAGGGGCCTCGAGCGCGTCGGTGCGGACGACCCGGATCACGAGTCGATCGAACTCGAGGTGAACTTCCGATCGAGACAGGAGATCCTGGATCTCACGAATCACTGTTCGTACGGGCCGCAGACGTCGAAGACGCTCCGGGAGTTCGGTCGAATCCCGGGCGAGTACGACGAATCGAATCCGCTACACCGCGTGCTGAAAGTCGAGAGCGACGACCTCGCGTGGTCGGTACCAGAGCAGGTGGGAATGACGATTTCCCGCCTGCTCACCGACGAGTGCGCCCGCGTTCCGAAGCGAACGGTCGGCGACATCGCCGTGATCGTCCGGACGAACGCTCAGGCACAGGCGATCACCGACGAACTCGAGTCCCGCCAAATCCCCTACGAGCGGGCCGGCTCGACGGTGGGTTCGACCGCCCCGGGCGTCCAGACGATCATCTCGTACCTCCGGGTGCTCGCTGACCCCGGTGCCGAGACCCACCTCCGGCGGGTGTTGCTCATGCGATACCGGCTGTCGGAGACTGACCTGACTCGACTCCAGACGGCCGACACCGGGCTGTACGAAGCACTCCGTTCCGTCGACATCGACACGCTAGAAAACCCGTCGCGCGTCGAACGAGCGCGAGCAGATCTCGAGGCGCTCACGGCCGAGACAGACGCCTATCCCCTCACCCAGTTTCTGCGACGGTTCCGTGAGCGAACGCGACTCGAGTGGTTCCTCGAGCCGGCGGCTCGACGTGCCTTCGACCGGATCGAACGCTTCGCCGACACGTACGACGGCAACGACGTGCTGGGGTCGCTCTCGACACGCTTCGTCGATGCGCTCGAGCGAGCGGTGACCGGTGGATCTGGCGACCGCCAGCAGGGAACGACCTCCGAAGATGCGATCGACGTTATGACCGTTCACCAGGCAAAAGGCCTCCAGTACGACACGGTACTCGTGCCGTACTGCTCCGACGAGGAGTGGTGTGTCCGATCTGACTACGCCTACAGCGCGCGATATCGACTGCTCACTGCCATGCTCGATGCGGACGAGGGGTCACCGTCACCATTGTATGCGGATCTCGCGACCGAACCGGTCGCCGAATCCTGGCGCGTTCTCCACGTTGCGCTGACGCGGGCCGAAAATCACCTCTTCGTGTTCGGTTCCGAGTACGACTACGAGGGCGGATCGGATGCATTGGGGTCGTCCACGGCCGAGGCGTGCCTCCCGTCATCGATCGAGTGGTCGGTCACAGGCGAGCGCCTGGATCTCTGGACGACACTCACCGAGGCGTTCGAGCGGGTCGAAGAAACCTATCCGGAGACCGTTGTGGACGTGACCGACACCCTCTCAGCGACCACGCAGGGCCCGATGGGAGAGGTTGCCTACACCGACGGCGATGACGAGCGCACGCTCGAGGCCACAGAGGCAGTCGGGGTGATCCACCGCCTGGGTCGGTTGCTCCGTAACGGCTCCCTACTCTCGGCGTCCGACGCGGCACCGTCCGTGTCCGAAACACCGATTCCAGCGAGCCGCCGAACCGGTGCGCTCGATCGGGCTGCCGTTCGATTTTCGATCGACGCCCTCTTCGATCCGACCGGTGACTCCGCTCCCGGCGCGCTCACCCACAGCTACAGCGCGTTGCGAACCCACGGCGAGTGTCCGCGAAAGCACTACCTCGAGTACGTCGTCGGTGCCCCGGACGATCCAGTAGCGGACGACTCGAGCAACGGAGAGGGTTCTGCCGACGCCACCGATCCGACGGCACCCCGCCAGAACGCTCGCCTCGTCGGTACCGTCTTCCACGCCGTCGCCGAGGAGTCGTTCCACCGAGGCTATACAAGCCAATCCGAGTGGGAGAACGCCGCCAGGCGACAGCTGGCGGCTCGTGGCCAGCACCAGCACGAACCGACCGTTCTGGCGTGTATCGACCGATACTTCGAGGCAGGCACACCTGAAATAGACGCACCCGTCCACGAGTGGCCGGAACTCGCCGCCGAAGTGTCGTTCACCGTCGACGACGTCCCTGGCGTCGACGGTTCCGTCGTCGGTGCGATCGACACCGTTCGTCGGACGCCCGACGGAGATCTGGTCGTCCTCGATTACAAGGCCACTGGCGAACGGATCGACCCCGACTCGGCCGTCCAGCTCTCGCTGTACGCCCGCGCCTACGAACGCCAGTTCGGCGAGGCCGTCGACGCAGTGGGCTACGTCTACGTTGGCCCGGTCGACGGTTCCCGACCGCGGGTGGATCTCCGCCAATCCACCGTAGTCCCCGCCTGGGAATCAGTTCGCGACGCGCTCGAGGCACTCGACCAGCCAGGGTACGCGGAGACGACGCCAGGCTCACACTGTCAGTACTGTGCCCACCGCTCGCTGGGCTGTGGGCCGGATCACCTCGAGTAA